One genomic region from Prionailurus bengalensis isolate Pbe53 chromosome C1, Fcat_Pben_1.1_paternal_pri, whole genome shotgun sequence encodes:
- the LOC122480951 gene encoding monocarboxylate transporter 1-like: protein MSPSNGGPVRPSPPDGGWGWAVVTGAFISIGFSCAFGKSISVFYKEIEEIFNASTSEVSWISSIMFAVMYAGGPISSILVNKYGSRPTMIVGGCLSGCGLIAASFSNTVQELYLYIGFFGGLGLAFNLNPSLTMIGKYFYKRRPLANGLAMAGSPVFLSTLAPLNQAFFGIFGWRGSFLILGGLLLNCCVAGALMRPIGPPPTNAGKDRSKESLQDAGRSDVEKGTNNASTDFNGRNPKDKKQSVFQRVNKVIDLSLFTHRGFLLYLSGNVVMAFGLATPLVFLSNYGKSKHYSSEKAAFLLSILSFVDIVARPSMGLVANTKWIRPRIQYFFAASIIANGVCHLLAPLSSSYIGFCVYAGFLGFAFGWFSSVLFETLMDLVGPQRFSSAVGLVTIVECCPVLLGPPLLGRLNDIYGDYKYTYWACGVILIIAGIYLFIGMGINYRLVAKEQKAEKQQKKEGKEKPKEVIKAADSRG, encoded by the exons ATGTCACCATCAAATGGAGGTCCAGTTCGACCCAGCCCCCCAGATGGAGGCTGGGGTTGGGCAGTGGTTACTGGAGCTTTTATTTCCATTGGCTTCTCTTGTGCATTTGGCAaatctatttctgtattttacaaagaaattgaagaaatatttaatgcCAGCACCAGCGAAGTGTCATGGATCTCTTCTATTATGTTCGCTGTCATGTATGCTGGAG GTCCTATCAGCAGTATCCTGGTGAATAAATACGGCAGTCGTCCAACCATGATTGTTGGTGGCTGCTTGTCAGGCTGTGGCTTGATTGCAGCTTCTTTCTCCAACACTGTACAGGAACTTTACTTGTACATTGGATTCTTTGGAG GTCTTGGGCTTGCCTTCAACTTGAATCCGTCTCTGACGATGATTGGCAAGTATTTCTACAAGAGGCGACCATTGGCAAATGGACTGGCCATGGCAGGCAGCCCTGTGTTCCTCTCTACCCTGGCCCCCCTCAATCAGGCTTTCTTCGGTATCTTTGGCTGGAGAGGAAGCTTCCTAATTCTTGGGGGCCTCCTACTAAACTGCTGTGTAGCTGGTGCCCTGATGCGACCAATAGGGCCCCCGCCAACGAATGCAGGGAAAGACAGGTCTAAAGAATCCCTTCAGGATGCTGGAAGATCTGATGTAGAAAAGGGGACAAATAATGCAAGTACAGATTTTAATGGCAGAAACCCCAAAGACAAGAAACAATCAGTTTTTCAAAGAGTTAACAAAGTTATAGACTTATCCCTGTTTACCCACAGAGGCTTTCTACTATACCTCTCTGGGAATGTGGTGATGGCTTTTGGGCTGGCTACTCCTTTAGTCTTTCTTAGTAATTATGGCAAGAGTAAACATTACTCTAGTGAGAAggctgccttccttctttccattctgtcTTTTGTCGATATTGTAGCCAGACCTTCTATGGGACTTGTAGCCAACACAAAGTGGATAAGACCTCGAATTCAGTACTTTTTTGCTGCTTCTATTATTGCAAATGGAGTGTGTCATCTGCTAGCACCTTTATCCTCCAgctacattgggttctgtgtctaTGCGGGATTCCTTGGATTTGCATTTGGGTGGTTTAGCTCAGTATTATTCGAAACACTGATGGACCTTGTTGGACCCCAGAGGTTCTCCAGCGCTGTGGGATTGGTGACCATTGTGGAATGCTGTCCTGTCCTCCTGGGGCCGCCACTTTTAG GTCGTCTGAATGACATCTATGGAGACTACAAATACACATACTGGGCGTGTGGTGTGATCCTAATTATCGCAGGCATCTATCTCTTCATTGGCATGGGCATCAATTATCGGCTTGTGGCGAAAGAACAGAAAgcagagaagcagcagaaaaaggaaGGTAAAGAGAAGCCAAAAGAAGTTATTAAAGCAGCAGACTCTAGAGGATAG